A genomic region of Arachis hypogaea cultivar Tifrunner chromosome 5, arahy.Tifrunner.gnm2.J5K5, whole genome shotgun sequence contains the following coding sequences:
- the LOC112802076 gene encoding probable RNA 3'-terminal phosphate cyclase-like protein — translation MKTEYKRLKGSQSFRQRLLLATLSSTPIIIDDIRADETWPGLHNHEISLLRLFETVSDDCLVQINETGTKLKYKPGIIMGGTQHRPHDCGVSRSIAYFLEPLILLGLFAKKPLTITLKGITNDFKDPSVDTFKSTALPMLKRFGVPAEGLSLKIESRGVPPNGGGEVVLSLPVVQSLSAVNWTEEGFVKKIRGITFSTKVSAQFENSMIRAARGIFNPLLSDVHIFTDHRSGPQAGNSPGYGISLVAETTTGCLISADTAVSHARHEETAGLEDDSKKDLMPPEDVGCGIANILLGEIAQGGVVDSTHQGLLFLLCALCPQDFSKIRVGKLSQHGIETLRNIRDFLNLKFVIKPDPQTQSVLLKGMGYGMKNLSRKIS, via the exons atgaagacggaGTACAAGAGGCTGAAAGGAAGCCAGAGCTTCAGGCAGCGCCTTCTTCTTGCTACTCTCTCTTCAACTCCCATAATCATTGATGATATTCGTGCCGACGAGACTTGGCCTGGTCTCCACAACCACGAGATCTCCCTCCTCCGCTTGTTTGAGACTGTCTCCGATGATTGCCTCGTCCAAATCAATGAAACCG GCACCAAATTGAAATATAAACCCGGCATTATTATGGGTGGCACACAGCACCGTCCCCACGACTGCGGTGTGTCTCGCTCCATTGCTTATTTCCTGGAGCCGCTCATACTTCTTGGTTTGTTTGCCAAGAAGCCCCTCACCATCACCCTCAAAG GGATCACAAATGATTTTAAGGATCCATCGGTTGATACTTTCAAGTCTACTGCTTTGCCCATGCTAAAGCGCTTTGGGGTCCCTGCTGAAGGCCTGAGTCTTAAAATAGAGAGTCGTGGAGTACCTCCGAATGGTGGTGGAGAAGTTGTTTTGTCTCTTCCTGTTGTTCAAAGTCTATCT GCAGTTAATTGGACTGAAGAGGGATTTGTTAAGAAGATTAGAGGAATCACATTTTCAACCAAAGTGTCTGCTCAGTTTGAAAATAGCATGATTAGAGCTGCCCGTGGAATCTTCAATCCACTACTTTCAGATGTGCACATCTTCACTGACCACCGATCAGGTCCACAGGCCGGaaa TTCACCCGGATATGGGATTTCATTGGTAGCGGAGACTACTACCGGTTGCTTGATATCTGCAGATACAGCcgtttctcatgctaggcatgaAGAAACAGCTGGTCTTGAGGATGATTCAAAAAAAGATTTGATGCCTCCAGAGGATGTTGGTTGCGGAATTGCAAATATTTTGCTTGGGGAGATTGCTCAAGGGGGTGTAGTAGATTCAACACATCAG GGTCTGTTATTTCTTCTTTGCGCTCTGTGTCCtcaagatttttcaaagattcgTGTTGGAAAACTTTCCCAGCATGGAATTGAAACTCTCAGAAACATAAGGGATTTCttgaatttgaagtttgttataaAACCAGACCCTCAAACACAGTCGGTTTTGCTCAAGGGAATGGGTTATGGCATGAAGAACCTTTCTCGAAAGATCTCTTGA